One Candidatus Poribacteria bacterium genomic window carries:
- a CDS encoding WD40 repeat domain-containing protein, producing the protein MKKPKLLYIVCLLIPCLLLSKGFAQEYAAQWHLPEGAKARLGNGKLNNIIFSPDGTRVAVPTSIGIWVYDVHTTKAVSLFSGIQTGEIGKYLPTVPPEALTFSDDALIVASAHADKIYVWDTATGTAFAMLDEHPNAIKAIALSPDNTKLATAGGDWIVRLWDVGTGKYINSLSGHPGAVNAIAFSPDGKILASAGTRLRLWNADTGELLNADNNDLGSIDHLVFSPDGKTLASSNGWSHAVHLWDVDTSTIKKKFKKHNSKIRDIAFSPDGRRLVSVSSDGEMRLTDLSTDAEPKRLPTPEDKTPQPVPAILKLEALKQAYLPRRRDDVYSVGFSEDATQLISVSKDGSLHVWDVETGRYRTSFSLGAYSDQVYHIAFSEDGKFLASNDGFEERVRVWDVENATQHAILTPGQGNVFNPLRHLIVSSGIKKIVGRELQGAIQTWNAETVEHLSSIPTDRMIHYWPLLLSPDGKFLAGTDILSKNQIELWETDLGAPLFTLEGHASPVTEYAFSPDSKIFVSGGRDGTIILWDVKTGDQRNSLTGHTASISALAFSADGKTLASGSGNEIRLWDPDTSTLTGILDTGLNVQALAFAPDGKRLACGTEDGRIQVWALVPNFQVQSTFAGHQGAIYVLMFSPDGKTLASGSNDGTVLLWDMER; encoded by the coding sequence ATGAAAAAGCCAAAACTTCTCTATATCGTGTGTCTCTTAATTCCGTGTTTACTATTATCAAAGGGTTTCGCGCAAGAATATGCAGCACAATGGCATTTACCGGAAGGCGCGAAAGCGCGCCTCGGAAATGGGAAATTAAACAACATCATATTTTCACCGGACGGCACGCGAGTCGCAGTGCCAACTTCTATCGGCATCTGGGTTTATGACGTACACACCACCAAAGCCGTCTCGCTGTTTAGCGGGATACAGACCGGTGAAATCGGAAAGTACCTACCCACCGTACCACCAGAAGCACTAACGTTCTCTGATGATGCGCTAATTGTCGCCAGTGCTCACGCTGACAAGATCTACGTCTGGGATACCGCAACAGGCACGGCATTTGCGATGCTTGACGAACACCCGAACGCAATTAAAGCGATTGCACTTTCACCTGACAACACAAAACTTGCTACCGCAGGTGGAGACTGGATTGTGCGGTTGTGGGATGTTGGAACGGGTAAATATATCAATAGTCTTAGCGGACATCCAGGAGCAGTCAACGCGATCGCATTCTCGCCAGATGGCAAAATCCTTGCCAGTGCTGGAACCAGACTACGACTCTGGAATGCCGATACCGGCGAACTCCTGAATGCAGATAACAATGACTTAGGTTCTATTGACCATCTCGTATTCTCACCAGATGGAAAAACCCTTGCCAGTAGTAATGGATGGTCGCATGCGGTACACCTGTGGGATGTGGATACCAGCACCATCAAGAAAAAATTCAAAAAACACAACAGCAAAATCCGTGATATTGCGTTTTCACCAGATGGTAGACGACTCGTCAGTGTGAGTTCCGATGGAGAAATGCGTTTAACGGATCTTAGTACGGATGCCGAACCAAAGCGTCTACCGACACCGGAAGACAAAACACCGCAACCCGTACCCGCCATCCTAAAACTCGAAGCACTTAAGCAGGCATACCTACCAAGGCGACGGGATGATGTTTATTCAGTGGGATTCTCTGAAGACGCGACACAACTCATCAGTGTCAGTAAGGACGGCAGCCTTCATGTTTGGGACGTTGAAACCGGACGCTACCGGACATCCTTCTCCCTTGGCGCGTATAGCGATCAAGTCTATCATATCGCTTTCTCTGAAGATGGTAAATTCCTCGCCAGTAACGACGGATTTGAAGAACGGGTCCGCGTCTGGGATGTCGAAAACGCCACACAACACGCCATTCTGACACCCGGGCAAGGTAATGTTTTTAACCCGCTTCGTCACCTAATAGTCTCCTCAGGCATCAAAAAAATTGTCGGACGCGAATTACAAGGGGCAATTCAGACCTGGAATGCTGAGACCGTAGAGCATCTATCTTCCATACCGACAGACCGAATGATACATTACTGGCCGCTGCTACTTTCACCTGATGGAAAATTCCTCGCTGGGACAGACATACTATCCAAGAACCAAATTGAGCTTTGGGAGACGGATCTGGGTGCCCCGCTATTCACACTTGAAGGGCACGCAAGTCCAGTGACGGAATACGCATTCTCCCCAGACAGTAAGATCTTCGTTAGTGGTGGTAGAGACGGAACTATTATTTTATGGGATGTCAAAACAGGCGACCAACGCAACAGTCTCACAGGACATACAGCGTCTATTAGTGCATTAGCCTTCTCTGCAGATGGTAAAACACTCGCAAGTGGAAGTGGCAACGAAATCCGCCTCTGGGATCCTGACACCAGCACTCTAACAGGTATTCTTGATACCGGATTGAATGTCCAAGCATTAGCCTTCGCTCCCGATGGAAAGAGACTCGCCTGCGGAACCGAGGATGGACGGATTCAGGTCTGGGCTTTAGTTCCAAATTTCCAAGTGCAGTCTACCTTCGCGGGGCATCAAGGCGCAATTTATGTGTTGATGTTCTCACCAGATGGCAAAACGCTCGCAAGTGGGAGTAACGATGGGACCGTTCTTCTTTGGGATATGGAACGGTAG
- a CDS encoding DUF4159 domain-containing protein, with protein MSSLPRLESQPKLEAPPLATVADLAPSPEAILAPTDVNSPTVERGSGEIEDGRGLTMNGKGTGVGNTIGKGTGGGGSGTGLGNVTQSSGTGQDAFGEGIPDTIGSYRDEIGDKLGSIIDEEGGIVRGHIRLIRLKHQMSDWWQDPTAVPSLIKWLRENVRTITADMKYAGGALPLTDDRIMDAPLVIMTGHDQAMSVSYQQLADRNSQTSRFTDAERAALRKYILDHNGMLFFDYCGDGGNEKSFANLVETELREIFPEYPMKTLDDIRHEIFQSYYKLKKTPVGGSAFWGTGYEGGNTKWRYIKGILVPGRLGKPRLAVVFCPLDYLCSMETAEIDSRAPLASRRSSDVYRFMTNMFIYQMRQRANNE; from the coding sequence ATGTCATCACTCCCACGACTTGAATCCCAACCGAAGTTGGAGGCACCACCGCTCGCCACAGTGGCAGACCTTGCCCCTTCACCAGAGGCCATTCTCGCCCCTACCGATGTCAACTCACCTACGGTAGAAAGAGGTAGTGGAGAAATTGAGGACGGACGCGGTTTAACAATGAACGGAAAAGGCACCGGGGTTGGAAATACCATCGGCAAAGGCACAGGGGGTGGAGGTTCAGGGACGGGGCTCGGTAACGTAACGCAATCAAGTGGTACCGGACAAGATGCATTCGGTGAAGGGATTCCAGACACTATTGGTAGTTACAGAGATGAGATTGGGGATAAACTCGGGAGCATCATTGATGAAGAGGGCGGCATCGTGCGTGGCCATATCCGACTGATACGCCTCAAGCACCAAATGAGCGACTGGTGGCAGGACCCAACAGCGGTTCCGTCGTTAATAAAATGGTTGCGTGAGAATGTGCGAACGATTACCGCTGATATGAAATACGCGGGTGGCGCGTTGCCGCTCACAGACGACCGCATTATGGATGCCCCCCTCGTGATCATGACAGGACACGATCAAGCGATGTCGGTGTCCTACCAACAACTCGCTGACCGCAATTCACAGACATCAAGGTTCACCGATGCCGAGCGCGCAGCCCTGCGCAAATATATTCTCGATCATAACGGTATGTTGTTTTTTGACTACTGCGGGGACGGCGGTAACGAAAAATCGTTCGCGAATCTTGTAGAAACCGAGTTACGCGAGATATTCCCTGAGTATCCGATGAAAACCCTGGATGATATACGACATGAGATTTTTCAGTCCTATTACAAACTGAAAAAAACGCCTGTCGGCGGTTCGGCGTTTTGGGGAACAGGTTACGAAGGCGGGAACACAAAATGGCGATATATCAAGGGCATCTTGGTGCCGGGACGGTTAGGTAAACCTCGTCTGGCAGTCGTATTTTGCCCGCTCGATTACTTATGCAGTATGGAGACGGCTGAGATCGATAGCCGTGCGCCACTTGCGTCGAGACGTTCCTCGGATGTCTACCGGTTCATGACGAACATGTTTATCTACCAAATGAGACAAAGGGCTAACAACGAATAA
- a CDS encoding tetratricopeptide repeat protein has protein sequence MNAIKEAHYNLGIAYLEAGQYNRAVPEFEAAIKLDPNFIGAHAALCRAYLEQNELENASTAVASALKLDANYQPALLLYGTIIEAYHDKGKAYLDDRQYTEAVAALQKAITLDADLDDNSQDSHPENIHLYVHLGAAYIGMKAYQEAVEALQYAIAQDADLVDAHYNLGYAYVEQGASDKAIPHLERAIAIAPHLKRAHYNLARAYRESGNLEAATNAITETLRLDPNYQRAHELTDRIKQEHYNRGITYLNDERYSEAVTAFQNAITLDSDLAVAHYNLGLAYLKMETYPRAVSSLEKTIVLDPNHTAAHHALALSYLGQQELGKARDAAREALKIDANYQPARSLLEAIDPSFTPPPSPSTPGVQDVTPSVPEHTADPQSAAKPTQETHHELGLAYLDAKMYTEAIAEFRKAIDLDPDFVEAHTSLGEIYFEMQQLDDAENAAKAALGIDADSQSARQLLEAIEQARPVRPEPEPAKQTPTPTDPSDMKQDLERGQVFLNSRQYDQAAAAFKRVIKANASSIEGHFGLGQAYLEIGAFDDAKTAVDTVLILNPNHRKARELIQVIKFASNIERNKKIRKKVLSYAVILGIIAVAIFGAVRLNLIPWSTSSAPPNLSIAASLEEPSGNGFLDAGETARLKFIIRNNGGTARNIQIRFEPSSIAGLRFKKPEPIPKVSANSDETIRIPITADKNIQGRNQALQIQLLGKISSFGKMEPLVTQDFSFKIVPTLQKPTSQRRK, from the coding sequence ATGAACGCTATAAAAGAAGCACATTACAACCTTGGGATCGCCTATCTGGAGGCGGGACAATACAATAGAGCCGTTCCTGAGTTCGAGGCAGCCATAAAGCTGGATCCGAATTTTATAGGTGCACACGCTGCGCTCTGTCGCGCCTACCTCGAACAGAACGAACTCGAAAATGCAAGTACAGCGGTCGCATCGGCATTAAAACTTGATGCCAATTATCAACCAGCATTGCTGCTGTACGGTACTATCATAGAGGCATACCATGACAAGGGCAAAGCCTATTTAGATGATAGACAATATACCGAAGCCGTTGCAGCACTCCAGAAAGCCATAACGCTTGACGCAGATTTAGACGATAACTCACAGGACTCCCATCCGGAAAATATACATCTCTATGTCCATCTTGGTGCTGCCTATATCGGCATGAAGGCGTATCAGGAGGCGGTTGAAGCGTTACAATACGCGATCGCACAAGATGCCGATCTCGTTGACGCGCACTACAACCTCGGTTATGCTTACGTAGAGCAGGGAGCATCCGACAAAGCGATACCACACCTTGAACGCGCTATTGCCATTGCTCCGCATCTCAAACGTGCGCACTACAACCTTGCACGCGCCTACCGAGAATCGGGCAATTTGGAAGCTGCAACGAATGCCATCACAGAGACACTAAGACTTGACCCGAACTATCAACGGGCACACGAACTCACAGATAGAATAAAACAGGAACATTACAACAGAGGTATCACCTATCTGAATGATGAACGTTATAGTGAAGCCGTTACCGCCTTCCAAAACGCCATCACCCTCGATTCCGATTTAGCGGTTGCACATTACAATCTTGGGTTGGCTTATCTCAAGATGGAGACGTACCCTCGCGCCGTCTCATCGCTTGAAAAGACGATAGTCCTTGATCCAAACCATACAGCTGCACACCATGCGCTTGCACTCTCCTACCTTGGACAACAAGAACTTGGAAAGGCAAGAGATGCGGCGAGAGAAGCGTTAAAAATAGATGCCAATTATCAACCCGCGCGCTCGCTTTTGGAAGCCATTGATCCGAGTTTCACGCCACCACCGAGTCCTTCAACGCCAGGAGTGCAGGATGTTACGCCGTCAGTACCAGAACACACCGCAGACCCACAGTCGGCTGCAAAACCCACACAAGAAACGCACCACGAACTCGGTCTCGCTTATTTAGACGCGAAAATGTACACAGAAGCAATTGCGGAGTTCCGAAAGGCGATAGATTTGGATCCGGATTTTGTAGAAGCGCACACGAGTTTAGGCGAAATCTATTTTGAAATGCAACAACTTGATGACGCAGAAAACGCGGCGAAAGCGGCATTAGGGATTGATGCCGACTCGCAATCCGCCCGTCAACTTTTAGAAGCCATCGAACAGGCGCGCCCTGTTCGTCCCGAACCTGAACCGGCAAAGCAAACACCTACACCGACAGACCCGTCCGATATGAAGCAAGACTTAGAACGCGGACAGGTTTTTCTTAACAGCAGACAGTATGATCAAGCCGCGGCTGCGTTCAAAAGGGTAATCAAGGCAAATGCAAGTTCGATAGAAGGGCACTTCGGCTTGGGGCAGGCGTATCTTGAAATAGGTGCGTTTGACGATGCCAAAACTGCGGTGGATACCGTGTTAATACTCAATCCGAACCATCGGAAGGCACGCGAATTGATTCAAGTGATAAAGTTCGCCAGTAATATAGAGAGAAATAAGAAAATTCGGAAGAAAGTTTTGTCTTATGCCGTTATTTTAGGCATTATTGCAGTGGCAATCTTCGGGGCAGTCAGGTTAAACCTAATTCCGTGGTCAACTTCGTCGGCACCTCCAAACCTCTCAATAGCAGCCTCCTTAGAGGAGCCTTCAGGAAACGGTTTCCTTGATGCAGGCGAAACAGCGCGGCTTAAGTTCATCATTCGTAACAACGGTGGCACAGCGCGTAATATTCAAATTAGGTTTGAACCATCATCTATAGCCGGGTTGCGTTTTAAGAAACCGGAGCCAATTCCAAAAGTAAGTGCAAACAGTGATGAAACCATTAGAATTCCTATTACTGCTGATAAGAACATACAAGGCAGAAACCAAGCCTTGCAAATCCAATTACTCGGGAAGATTAGTTCGTTCGGAAAGATGGAGCCGCTCGTGACTCAAGACTTTTCTTTTAAAATTGTACCAACTCTACAAAAACCAACATCGCAACGACGGAAGTGA
- a CDS encoding WD40 repeat domain-containing protein: MKKSITLYAILLSISSLFLSNGFAQDDTQWQLPEGVKMDIGKGAASDITFTPDGTQFAVTTNIGIWIYDAKTGAEISVLKQLGRGYGKIAFSPDGNVLACATDSNGRGEVQLWDKAAGQLLTTLSSPTGISSLFFSEDGTKLACAGSVGRVHVWEIRPETPPALVTDIRLYFESWNDSWLTELSPDGRFLAITILNWQDKDFSIQLWDGQTGERLHALTGHKRSVTALTFSPDSKTLVSGDEYETLRVWDTESGNLQSTMRWRGRTPTHALAFSPKGRFLTSGHGDGVRLWHYTLGEVQPWDYAIGAYQNIMDLKAHKDYVYRFAFSPDELTLLTVSKDGTIIAWNTTTGNQRFRCEGHQQGIQVLVSYQKFHVVAHNLDETQNLKAECKAYLGEGVRLADWNDLLAYYREGGSMANFITELKVPLEYGNPEDMEAIPNTAYRISRNGALRWQGDRHYFFARHDHVKRADFLAHDNIDNYLLSLGSWFGKGGFALCYGDLNSTEPPPDPPEPPEVIFSPLGTQLLDQ; this comes from the coding sequence ATGAAAAAGTCGATAACTCTCTACGCCATTTTACTGTCAATTTCGAGCCTATTCCTGTCAAATGGATTCGCCCAAGACGATACGCAATGGCAGTTACCTGAAGGTGTGAAAATGGACATTGGCAAAGGTGCGGCAAGTGACATCACCTTTACCCCAGATGGCACGCAATTTGCTGTCACTACCAATATTGGCATCTGGATATATGATGCGAAAACTGGTGCAGAAATCAGCGTGCTTAAGCAACTGGGTCGCGGTTACGGGAAAATAGCATTTTCACCAGATGGGAACGTCCTCGCTTGTGCAACGGACAGTAATGGACGTGGAGAAGTTCAATTGTGGGACAAAGCTGCTGGACAACTTCTCACAACGCTATCCTCACCTACGGGCATCTCCTCTCTATTTTTTTCTGAGGATGGCACGAAACTCGCCTGTGCAGGTTCTGTTGGGCGTGTTCATGTATGGGAGATTCGCCCCGAAACACCTCCCGCGCTTGTTACAGACATAAGATTATATTTTGAAAGTTGGAATGATTCTTGGCTAACTGAACTCTCACCAGACGGGCGTTTTCTTGCTATCACAATACTCAATTGGCAAGATAAAGACTTCTCAATCCAATTGTGGGATGGTCAGACCGGCGAACGCTTGCATGCTTTGACGGGTCATAAACGATCGGTCACTGCGCTAACATTTTCACCCGACAGCAAGACCTTAGTCAGTGGTGATGAATATGAAACACTTCGTGTGTGGGATACCGAATCCGGTAACCTACAATCGACAATGCGGTGGCGGGGTCGCACTCCAACCCATGCGTTAGCATTTTCGCCGAAGGGTAGATTTCTTACCAGTGGACATGGTGATGGGGTTCGCTTGTGGCATTATACACTTGGCGAGGTGCAACCGTGGGATTATGCAATCGGTGCATATCAAAACATCATGGATTTAAAAGCACACAAAGATTATGTTTACAGATTCGCATTTTCGCCTGACGAATTGACGCTGCTCACTGTTAGTAAAGACGGCACTATTATCGCATGGAATACGACCACCGGTAACCAACGTTTTAGGTGCGAAGGTCACCAGCAAGGTATCCAGGTTTTAGTAAGTTACCAAAAGTTCCACGTCGTTGCTCACAATCTGGATGAGACTCAGAACCTCAAGGCTGAATGTAAAGCGTACCTCGGTGAAGGCGTACGACTCGCTGACTGGAACGACCTCCTCGCCTATTACCGAGAAGGCGGTTCAATGGCGAATTTCATCACCGAACTCAAAGTACCGCTCGAGTATGGCAATCCCGAGGATATGGAAGCCATACCGAACACCGCCTACCGTATTTCAAGGAACGGCGCGCTGCGATGGCAAGGGGATCGCCACTATTTCTTTGCGCGGCACGATCACGTCAAACGCGCAGATTTTTTAGCACACGACAACATCGACAATTACTTACTATCACTGGGTTCATGGTTCGG
- a CDS encoding FAD-binding oxidoreductase produces MQRRRARTQYCKGELIEREDFSEDLAAFRFRVDKQLPFIPGQYATIGFEVDGKIVQRPYSIVSSPHEPFMEVFVELVPEGATTPLFWALELGDTVFIRDRLVGKFVMDTESGMTRHVMAGTVTGAAPYISIARTQKIEQEQGKSSPHQIIAIVGASRSWELGYYMDELNELAAQEEWFTFVPTVSRPWEDPDWQGESGRAEDVIRKYGDQLGFDHTNAVVYACGHPQMIENSKAIWARARFPEERIKEEKFFVIKE; encoded by the coding sequence ATGCAAAGAAGACGCGCCAGAACGCAATATTGTAAAGGTGAACTCATTGAACGTGAGGACTTCTCTGAAGATTTAGCCGCGTTCAGATTCCGTGTTGATAAGCAGTTACCATTTATACCCGGACAATACGCCACTATCGGTTTTGAGGTTGACGGAAAGATCGTCCAACGTCCGTATTCGATAGTTTCTTCCCCACACGAACCTTTCATGGAGGTTTTCGTGGAATTAGTGCCAGAGGGCGCTACGACCCCCCTATTTTGGGCATTGGAGTTAGGCGACACCGTGTTTATTCGAGACCGCCTCGTCGGAAAATTCGTGATGGACACGGAGAGCGGGATGACACGCCACGTCATGGCGGGAACTGTGACCGGTGCTGCACCCTATATTAGCATTGCGCGGACACAAAAAATTGAGCAGGAACAGGGCAAATCGAGTCCGCATCAAATCATAGCGATTGTCGGTGCAAGCCGTTCATGGGAACTTGGGTATTATATGGATGAACTCAATGAACTCGCGGCGCAGGAAGAGTGGTTCACGTTTGTTCCAACGGTCAGTCGTCCGTGGGAAGATCCAGACTGGCAAGGCGAGAGTGGTCGTGCCGAAGATGTAATTCGGAAGTACGGCGACCAACTCGGCTTTGACCATACCAACGCTGTCGTCTATGCGTGTGGACATCCGCAAATGATTGAGAATTCAAAAGCGATCTGGGCGCGCGCACGTTTCCCTGAAGAACGGATTAAAGAGGAAAAATTCTTTGTGATTAAGGAATAG
- a CDS encoding WD40 repeat domain-containing protein produces MKKLGLFYIVSLLIVGILPNWSLAQDQTQGPFSEGAKMRLGKGRINDIKFSPDGSRFAVATPIGIWMYDAHTGEELSLIAVLPGEGREITTIAFSPDGHTLASGEWGGIGRLWDVLTGKPIATLQEISHRHDVELRTLAFSADGMKLVGATMHREISTWELGVDIKSPTILRRIKGQNPLISPKWTLLSPDIRLLADTDEDWKNKKFQIQLWDTTTGNLLHTLVHTQEIESIAFSADSRTLVSNGDSTIQLWDTATGKLQSTSNWRRVPSTHTLAFSPKGRFLASGHRDGARLWDNTIKQKQQAVYAIGDYQHSLEIHGHKDYIYRLAFSPDEKTLLTGSKDGTIQAWDTATGRHRFTCTGYLEGFRGLAFSPDGDTLITLHQPVNPPGIVQQQRWDLNTGDQLSTRLLGIKLVSMVLAPNGKTLAGHASANKYVLWNINTDPPRIMDQLTLEGFPRSGLNVKSAFSSDGKMLAAGGEDGLVHVWNLTASNKVRHQFTVKRHNDWIRTLAFSPDAKMLASGDKGRTFCLWHVADGALLFTSTAHKSLVDALAFSPDAKILASGSNELFFWDTTTGGQLRTTSRELTARLSALVFSPDGNTLVAGNWDGILELWDVRTGGLLSTHTGHTRGINALKFSADSKTLVSGSFWGTILVWDWETLKKTNNR; encoded by the coding sequence ATGAAAAAACTGGGACTGTTTTACATTGTCTCTCTGTTGATTGTCGGAATTTTGCCAAATTGGAGCCTTGCACAGGACCAGACACAAGGCCCTTTTTCTGAAGGCGCGAAAATGCGACTTGGAAAAGGCAGGATAAACGACATCAAGTTTTCACCGGACGGCAGCCGGTTCGCAGTCGCAACTCCTATTGGTATCTGGATGTATGACGCGCACACTGGTGAAGAACTTTCCTTAATCGCTGTGCTTCCTGGGGAGGGACGCGAAATCACAACTATAGCATTCTCACCAGATGGGCATACCCTTGCCAGCGGTGAATGGGGTGGCATCGGAAGGTTATGGGATGTCCTTACCGGCAAACCGATAGCCACTTTGCAAGAGATCTCGCACCGACACGACGTAGAACTGAGAACACTCGCCTTCTCTGCGGATGGCATGAAATTGGTCGGGGCAACTATGCATAGAGAAATTAGCACGTGGGAACTCGGGGTAGACATAAAATCACCAACCATTTTGCGGCGGATCAAAGGTCAAAATCCGTTGATATCTCCTAAGTGGACGCTACTTTCACCGGATATACGTCTGCTTGCCGACACAGATGAGGATTGGAAAAATAAAAAATTCCAAATCCAGCTATGGGACACTACTACTGGTAACCTGTTACATACCTTGGTCCATACACAAGAGATTGAATCTATAGCGTTTTCAGCCGATAGCAGGACGCTGGTGAGCAATGGGGACTCAACGATTCAACTGTGGGATACCGCGACTGGGAAACTACAATCGACATCGAACTGGAGGCGCGTCCCTTCAACCCACACGTTAGCGTTTTCGCCGAAAGGTAGGTTCCTCGCGAGTGGGCATCGGGATGGTGCTCGGTTATGGGATAACACCATCAAACAGAAACAACAAGCGGTCTATGCTATTGGCGATTATCAACATAGTTTAGAAATCCACGGACATAAAGACTATATTTATAGACTGGCATTCTCGCCAGACGAAAAAACATTGCTCACGGGAAGTAAAGATGGGACGATACAAGCGTGGGATACTGCAACTGGTAGACATCGCTTTACTTGTACGGGATACCTTGAAGGTTTTCGAGGATTGGCATTTTCACCCGATGGAGATACCCTCATAACTCTGCATCAGCCAGTCAACCCACCGGGGATAGTTCAGCAACAACGATGGGATCTCAACACTGGGGATCAACTGTCCACCCGGCTTTTAGGGATAAAATTAGTCAGCATGGTCCTGGCACCAAATGGTAAAACGCTTGCTGGGCACGCCTCCGCGAATAAATATGTTTTATGGAATATTAACACTGACCCACCACGTATCATGGATCAATTGACTTTAGAAGGGTTTCCGAGATCCGGTTTAAATGTTAAAAGCGCATTCTCCTCAGATGGCAAAATGTTAGCAGCCGGGGGTGAAGATGGTTTAGTTCATGTGTGGAACCTTACCGCATCCAATAAGGTTCGACATCAGTTTACAGTCAAGCGGCATAATGACTGGATTCGTACATTGGCATTTTCACCCGATGCAAAGATGCTCGCAAGCGGCGATAAAGGTAGAACGTTCTGTTTGTGGCATGTGGCAGATGGTGCTTTGCTTTTTACATCCACAGCGCATAAATCATTGGTCGACGCATTGGCATTTTCACCCGATGCAAAGATACTCGCAAGCGGTAGTAATGAGCTCTTTTTCTGGGATACAACCACCGGCGGACAACTTCGGACAACCTCTCGAGAGTTGACTGCGCGGCTCTCAGCTTTGGTTTTTTCACCGGACGGCAACACGCTTGTTGCTGGGAATTGGGACGGCATCCTCGAATTGTGGGATGTCCGCACGGGTGGGCTTTTGTCCACTCACACAGGACACACACGGGGAATTAATGCCCTGAAATTTTCTGCTGATAGCAAAACTCTGGTTAGTGGCAGTTTTTGGGGGACAATCCTCGTCTGGGACTGGGAAACACTCAAGAAAACTAATAATAGGTGA
- a CDS encoding prephenate dehydrogenase/arogenate dehydrogenase family protein, translating into MKQIQQLRRITIWGVGLIGGSLGLALKKNGFQGQRVGLGRNIGRLGDALEHDAVDVITTELAEGLRETDLVVLCTPVALVPRLVQRIIESVNTQQHRIVLTDVGSTKSTLVEAIEAQLQEQRVDALSFIGGHPMAGSHETGVGAARATLFQKATCILTPTPNTDPDALGLIKNLWEFVGAVPHLLSPKTHDLLIGAASHLPHLVASLLANTVANVETEEGKALDFTATGFRDSTRIAAGSPDLWTDIFTENRDVLVSLIGDIVENLTAFKTLLQTDDLAEVERVLLEAQVTVKKRSEKIGGA; encoded by the coding sequence ATGAAACAGATACAACAACTTCGTCGAATTACGATATGGGGTGTCGGGTTAATCGGAGGTTCGCTTGGGCTTGCGTTGAAAAAGAACGGATTTCAGGGACAACGCGTCGGGTTGGGACGAAACATCGGTAGACTTGGGGATGCTCTTGAACACGATGCCGTTGATGTAATAACGACGGAGTTAGCGGAAGGGCTTCGAGAAACGGATCTCGTCGTGCTGTGTACACCTGTTGCCTTGGTTCCGAGGTTGGTACAGCGGATCATTGAATCTGTTAACACACAGCAGCATCGGATCGTCCTGACCGATGTCGGTAGCACAAAATCAACACTCGTTGAGGCAATCGAGGCGCAGCTACAGGAACAGAGGGTGGATGCCCTCTCTTTTATTGGTGGGCACCCGATGGCAGGTTCTCATGAGACCGGGGTCGGTGCCGCACGGGCAACACTTTTTCAAAAAGCAACGTGTATTTTGACACCGACTCCAAACACTGACCCGGATGCCTTAGGGTTGATCAAAAATCTATGGGAATTCGTTGGGGCAGTACCGCATCTCCTTTCCCCGAAAACCCATGATCTCCTCATCGGTGCTGCAAGCCATCTCCCGCATCTTGTTGCAAGTCTTCTCGCCAATACGGTTGCGAATGTGGAAACCGAAGAGGGTAAGGCGTTGGATTTTACGGCAACCGGTTTTCGGGATTCTACCCGGATCGCCGCAGGTTCGCCGGACTTATGGACCGACATTTTCACAGAGAATAGAGATGTACTTGTATCCTTGATCGGCGACATCGTTGAAAACTTAACAGCATTCAAAACATTGCTTCAGACTGATGACTTGGCTGAGGTTGAACGTGTACTTCTGGAGGCACAAGTTACCGTCAAAAAGCGCAGCGAAAAAATAGGGGGCGCATGA